One region of Flavobacterium sp. GSB-24 genomic DNA includes:
- a CDS encoding AMP-dependent synthetase/ligase: protein MVSITRLFDFPYYQQETYNLPVALATKKNGVWEKTSSQEYIAKANAVSRALLRMGVKKDDKIALITSNNRTEWNIMDIGILQTGAQNVPIYPTIAEEDYEYILNHSGSIYCFVSDDEVYQKVQAIRANVPTLKEVYSFNEIPGCKHWSDLLLAGEDESNQNEVEAIKDSIKTDDLATIIYTSGTTGKPKGVMLSHKNIVSNVLDSAPRIPFDAGKSTALSFLPICHIFERMILYIYQYYGVSVYFGESIDKISDNLKEVRPTVITAVPRLLEKVYDKIYAKGAELTGIKKKLFFWAIDLGLKYEPYGANGFWYEFQLKIARKLIFSKWKEGLGGNLDLMVSGSAALQPRLTRVFAAAEIPVMEGYGLSETSPVIAVNDQRNKGFKIGTVGKPIRNIEVKIAEDGEILCKGPNVMLGYFKDPEKTAEALQDGYFHTGDIGEIDSEGFLKITDRKKEMFKTSGGKYIAPQMIENAMKQSRFIEQIMVVGEGEKMPAAFIQPNFEFVKEWAKIHKITLGSTDKEISENPEVIKRIDSEVEEINKKFGHWEQIKRFELTPDVWSIDGGQLTPTLKLKRKIIKEIYKDLYAKIYGQN, encoded by the coding sequence ATGGTTTCAATCACACGCCTTTTTGATTTTCCCTATTATCAACAAGAAACTTACAACCTCCCAGTTGCTCTTGCAACCAAAAAAAATGGAGTCTGGGAAAAAACATCTAGCCAGGAATATATTGCAAAAGCAAATGCTGTTTCAAGAGCATTATTGCGCATGGGCGTTAAGAAAGATGATAAAATTGCCTTAATTACTTCAAATAACAGAACCGAGTGGAATATCATGGATATTGGTATTTTGCAGACTGGTGCTCAGAATGTTCCTATTTATCCAACTATTGCTGAGGAAGATTACGAATATATTTTAAACCACAGCGGCAGTATTTACTGCTTTGTTTCTGATGATGAAGTATATCAAAAAGTACAGGCTATTAGAGCGAATGTACCAACTTTAAAAGAGGTTTATTCTTTTAATGAAATTCCAGGCTGCAAACATTGGTCTGATTTATTATTAGCAGGAGAAGACGAAAGCAACCAAAATGAAGTTGAAGCTATAAAAGACAGTATAAAAACAGATGATTTAGCGACTATTATTTATACTTCTGGAACGACAGGAAAACCAAAAGGTGTTATGCTTTCGCACAAAAATATTGTTTCAAATGTTTTAGACAGTGCGCCAAGAATTCCTTTTGATGCCGGAAAAAGTACTGCTTTAAGCTTCTTACCAATCTGTCATATTTTTGAAAGAATGATTTTGTACATCTATCAATATTATGGTGTTTCGGTATATTTTGGCGAATCTATTGATAAAATTAGTGATAACTTAAAAGAAGTTCGTCCAACAGTTATTACAGCTGTTCCAAGACTTTTGGAGAAAGTTTACGATAAAATTTATGCTAAAGGTGCTGAATTAACTGGCATTAAGAAAAAACTATTTTTCTGGGCTATTGATTTAGGTTTAAAATATGAGCCATACGGAGCAAACGGATTTTGGTATGAATTCCAATTAAAAATTGCCCGCAAACTTATTTTCAGTAAATGGAAAGAAGGTTTGGGCGGAAACCTGGATTTAATGGTTTCTGGAAGTGCGGCTTTGCAGCCTCGTTTAACAAGAGTTTTTGCTGCAGCAGAAATTCCGGTTATGGAAGGTTACGGTTTATCTGAAACATCTCCGGTAATCGCTGTAAACGATCAAAGAAACAAAGGTTTTAAAATTGGCACGGTTGGAAAACCAATCCGCAATATAGAAGTTAAAATTGCCGAAGACGGAGAAATTCTTTGCAAAGGACCAAACGTAATGTTAGGCTATTTCAAAGATCCCGAAAAAACAGCTGAAGCTTTACAAGACGGTTATTTCCACACAGGAGATATCGGCGAAATTGACAGCGAAGGTTTCTTAAAAATTACCGATCGTAAGAAAGAAATGTTCAAAACTTCTGGAGGTAAATATATTGCACCGCAAATGATCGAAAATGCCATGAAACAATCTCGTTTTATTGAGCAGATTATGGTTGTTGGTGAAGGCGAAAAAATGCCTGCTGCTTTTATTCAGCCAAACTTTGAATTTGTAAAAGAATGGGCTAAAATTCATAAAATTACTTTAGGAAGCACAGATAAAGAAATCAGCGAAAATCCAGAAGTAATTAAACGTATTGATAGTGAAGTGGAAGAAATCAATAAAAAATTCGGACACTGGGAACAAATCAAACGTTTTGAACTTACGCCAGATGTTTGGTCTATCGACGGAGGACAATTGACTCCTACGCTGAAATTAAAACGTAAAATCATTAAAGAGATTTATAAAGATCTGTATGCTAAAATTTATGGTCAGAATTAA
- a CDS encoding TrlF family AAA-like ATPase: MINRGSEWRKWDLHFHTPSSYDYQDKSITNEKIIEILEKNNISVIAITDHHLIDVEKIIDLQNIGKNKNITVLPGIEFRAELGGSESIHYIGIFSEKLNKQELSDIWIKLQSTCKITQTDIQAIGGDANIQCDFKETSKLIHELGGLVTVHAGSKANTFENITNSLPDKIAQKISLVKGFIDIFELGKEIDQTSYNNIVFPNLGFKLPMIICSDNHKITDYVVKQNLWIKANPTFEGLKQITYEPEERVRIQKEQPESEKLDNLMIEKITFKSSNKRFTEEPIYFNKNLNVIIGGKSSGKSILLYEIARTLYSNVSDKVLKYTDIEDYKEKDLYDLSFVSKDYIDTDYNFNIDLFSTSSQSLKDRTVNSSILPSIKYIPQNHLANLVDKSRKNGATLKKLIRDLILEDPDYKTKYDDFVAHAQRNDEKRSQDIDYYFNLKNDLKKKEDDLQTKGDTKALKEGIEFNKQKITQLNKDFTPEEQIQYKDLNEKLSLLNIKENEVNTDFEKLDIFRSDIARFFNEFVSKKKLLLDSLQNETIKNEYSSKLQFIDEALININEISKEFIKDEDNKFIFGSTFAEETILVNVAKESVGISLQAFNNKLEDQKQVAALQRSIAEDESKLAAIEQFLKEIETTKIAIVSQREKIFIDFAANLKLYEAIIEDLKPRISNIQNKTDKIEILPVIKYNFPKFRDLADEIFNGRSFNNQGFSYLYQYANDNPKSALAEVDFAEIEKALRVMFEKIENNQLVTKGGNSQKDACEKIFTDFFFDHWDVKSQGDDIHKMSTGKASFVLLKLIIKLSKDDGPILIDQPEDNLDNRSVSHELVEFLKEKKRERQIILVTHNPNIVVNADAENIIVANQKGQNDTGKESTSDYHFDYINGALEDSFPKNGKTDLLKSMGIREHIAEIVEGGKEAFKKREKKYGF, from the coding sequence ATTATTAATAGAGGTTCAGAATGGAGAAAATGGGATTTACATTTTCACACACCATCTTCTTATGATTATCAGGATAAATCAATAACTAATGAAAAAATTATTGAAATATTAGAAAAGAATAATATTTCTGTAATAGCGATTACTGATCATCATTTAATTGATGTTGAAAAAATTATTGATCTTCAGAATATTGGAAAGAATAAAAATATTACTGTTTTACCCGGAATAGAGTTTAGAGCAGAGTTAGGAGGTAGTGAATCAATTCATTATATAGGTATTTTTTCAGAGAAATTGAATAAACAGGAATTAAGCGATATTTGGATAAAATTACAATCTACATGTAAAATAACCCAAACAGACATACAAGCTATTGGAGGCGATGCCAATATTCAATGTGACTTTAAGGAAACTTCTAAACTTATTCATGAATTAGGGGGATTGGTTACTGTCCATGCTGGAAGTAAAGCTAACACTTTTGAAAATATAACTAATTCATTACCAGATAAAATAGCTCAAAAAATTAGTTTGGTAAAGGGATTTATAGATATATTCGAATTAGGAAAAGAAATCGATCAAACAAGTTATAACAATATAGTATTTCCTAATTTAGGATTTAAGTTGCCAATGATAATTTGTTCAGATAACCATAAGATTACGGATTATGTTGTAAAACAAAATCTTTGGATAAAAGCTAACCCGACTTTTGAAGGTTTAAAACAAATAACTTATGAACCAGAAGAAAGAGTTAGAATTCAAAAAGAACAACCCGAATCTGAAAAATTAGATAATTTGATGATTGAAAAGATAACTTTTAAATCTTCAAATAAAAGATTTACTGAAGAACCAATTTATTTTAACAAAAATCTTAATGTCATAATTGGGGGTAAATCTTCTGGTAAATCTATTTTATTGTATGAAATTGCAAGAACTCTATATTCTAACGTTTCGGATAAAGTTTTAAAATATACAGACATAGAGGATTATAAGGAAAAAGATTTGTATGATTTAAGTTTTGTTTCAAAGGATTATATTGATACTGATTATAATTTTAATATAGATTTATTTTCAACAAGTAGTCAATCATTAAAAGATCGCACTGTAAATTCTAGTATTTTACCAAGTATAAAATATATTCCTCAAAATCATCTTGCAAACCTTGTAGACAAGAGTAGAAAAAATGGCGCTACTTTAAAAAAATTAATCCGAGATTTAATATTAGAAGATCCTGATTATAAAACTAAATATGATGATTTTGTAGCCCATGCTCAGAGAAATGATGAAAAAAGAAGTCAGGATATAGATTATTATTTCAATTTAAAAAATGATTTAAAGAAAAAAGAAGATGATTTACAAACTAAAGGAGATACAAAAGCATTAAAAGAAGGAATAGAATTTAATAAGCAAAAGATCACACAACTTAATAAAGATTTTACACCTGAAGAGCAAATTCAATATAAAGATCTTAATGAAAAGTTGAGTTTATTAAATATAAAAGAGAATGAAGTTAATACAGATTTTGAAAAATTAGATATTTTTCGATCTGATATAGCACGTTTCTTCAATGAATTTGTAAGTAAAAAGAAATTACTTTTAGATTCTTTGCAAAATGAAACTATTAAGAATGAATATTCCAGTAAATTACAATTTATCGATGAGGCATTGATAAATATAAATGAAATTTCTAAGGAATTTATTAAGGATGAGGACAATAAGTTTATTTTTGGCTCAACGTTTGCTGAAGAAACAATATTAGTTAATGTAGCAAAAGAGAGTGTTGGTATTAGTTTGCAAGCTTTTAATAATAAATTAGAAGATCAGAAGCAAGTAGCAGCACTTCAAAGAAGTATTGCAGAGGATGAATCTAAACTTGCGGCTATTGAGCAATTTTTAAAAGAAATAGAAACTACGAAAATTGCTATTGTTTCTCAAAGAGAAAAAATATTTATTGATTTTGCTGCTAATTTGAAACTATATGAAGCTATAATTGAAGATCTAAAACCTCGTATTTCAAATATTCAGAATAAAACTGATAAAATTGAAATCTTGCCAGTTATAAAGTATAATTTTCCTAAGTTTAGAGATTTAGCAGATGAAATTTTTAATGGTAGGAGTTTTAATAATCAAGGTTTTAGTTATTTATATCAGTATGCGAATGACAACCCAAAATCTGCACTTGCTGAAGTAGATTTTGCAGAAATTGAAAAAGCGCTGAGGGTGATGTTCGAAAAAATTGAAAATAACCAATTAGTAACAAAAGGGGGAAATTCACAAAAAGATGCTTGCGAAAAAATATTTACAGACTTCTTTTTTGATCATTGGGATGTTAAATCCCAAGGAGATGATATTCATAAAATGTCCACTGGAAAAGCAAGCTTTGTCTTGCTTAAATTGATTATAAAACTAAGTAAAGATGATGGTCCGATTTTAATTGATCAACCTGAAGATAATCTTGATAATCGTTCAGTTTCTCATGAATTGGTTGAATTTTTAAAAGAGAAAAAGCGAGAAAGACAAATTATTTTAGTTACTCATAATCCTAATATTGTTGTTAATGCAGATGCTGAAAATATAATTGTTGCAAATCAAAAAGGACAAAATGATACAGGAAAAGAAAGTACAAGTGATTATCATTTTGATTATATAAATGGAGCGTTAGAGGACTCATTTCCTAAAAATGGCAAAACCGACTTATTAAAATCAATGGGGATACGAGAACATATTGCAGAAATTGTTGAAGGTGGAAAAGAGGCATTCAAAAAGAGGGAAAAGAAATATGGTTTTTAA
- a CDS encoding TonB-dependent receptor codes for MKKWKQNLAAAIILFALSQYSFSQKTNAINGTISDGKAPIEFVDVVLKPVTDTTKTAAYAVTDASGKFIIENINPADYVLKFRLIGFKTASQKIKYSGSSIALGNIVLQEDANLLNTVVVKSEKKQIEKTAEGFVFNAVSNISQSGGTAIDMLKNIPTVAVDADDAISLRGKTPLILINGKNSAITNMNQIPASSIESIEIITSPTAKYDASAESGIINIKLKKNNSNGINGAAVLGSGFGAKGRINSSVLLNHKTDKWNVGLAYDNRFAGRTKRIKGERTNYFIDDEHFINQNRSDQRTEGLQNLKFNVDFSPNERNTFSFEALGNIENQDNDETLRTAIFKSSNEFYSSNKRHSLELERSKVAEFAFNYDRKFSDDRKNLNASITTSFNFDRENTDIDTDNYDENQIQIGNTFWQRTHNYEKENISNAILNYAFPISEKTIIETGYKGTFRFFNSDFQSADEINNEYVINPRASNIFDFNEQINAVYGLLNSYSGAKENPKWKYNLGLRAENVSNNGATQNNSDRFNNDYLKLFPSGSIQLNLKSDESLKFGYSKRINRPDLDDLNPFIDITDALNPHGGNPYLKPEIIHIVELNYNKEWNNSSLSGNAFYRNANNTIRQYAILQDNGVVLLQPQNIGNTVTYGLETIFSFKPISFYDANISVTAFEQNINADNLAQVQDIVSSAFSWYGKMINNFTPWKGGKLQVIGNYNSAVATPQGKRIPIYNVDMGFQQKLGKANARLGLVVTDMFNTLESGYKNSTLLFRNNRTSKSDTRALMLTFAYTFKSDFKEKLLENQFSTE; via the coding sequence ATGAAAAAATGGAAACAAAATTTAGCAGCCGCAATTATTCTATTTGCCTTAAGCCAATATTCTTTTAGCCAAAAAACAAATGCTATAAATGGAACCATTTCGGATGGAAAAGCTCCAATCGAATTTGTCGACGTAGTTTTAAAACCAGTTACTGATACAACCAAAACTGCAGCTTATGCCGTTACTGATGCTTCTGGAAAATTCATTATTGAAAATATAAATCCTGCCGATTATGTTTTAAAATTTCGATTAATTGGTTTTAAAACAGCTAGTCAGAAAATAAAATATTCAGGTTCTTCTATTGCTCTCGGAAATATCGTTTTACAGGAAGATGCCAATTTATTGAACACAGTTGTTGTAAAATCAGAAAAAAAGCAAATTGAGAAAACGGCTGAAGGTTTTGTATTTAATGCCGTTTCTAATATTTCCCAGTCTGGTGGAACTGCAATTGATATGCTAAAAAACATTCCGACTGTGGCTGTTGATGCAGATGATGCTATTTCGTTAAGAGGAAAAACACCTTTGATTTTAATTAACGGAAAAAATTCTGCTATTACCAATATGAATCAGATTCCGGCAAGCAGTATCGAAAGTATTGAAATTATTACAAGTCCAACTGCAAAATACGATGCCAGTGCAGAGAGCGGCATTATTAACATAAAACTCAAGAAAAATAATTCAAACGGAATAAACGGCGCAGCGGTTCTAGGAAGCGGTTTTGGTGCAAAAGGCAGAATTAATAGTTCAGTTCTTTTAAATCATAAAACGGATAAATGGAATGTGGGTCTTGCCTATGACAATCGTTTTGCTGGAAGAACTAAAAGAATAAAAGGTGAAAGAACGAATTATTTTATTGATGATGAACATTTTATCAATCAAAATAGAAGCGACCAGCGAACTGAAGGTTTGCAAAATTTAAAGTTTAATGTAGATTTTTCTCCAAATGAAAGAAATACTTTTTCGTTTGAAGCACTCGGAAACATTGAAAATCAAGATAATGATGAAACATTAAGAACAGCTATTTTTAAGAGTTCAAATGAATTTTACTCTAGTAACAAACGTCATTCGCTAGAATTAGAGCGTTCAAAAGTCGCAGAATTTGCTTTTAATTATGATCGAAAATTTTCTGATGATAGAAAAAATTTAAACGCCAGCATTACGACTTCGTTTAATTTTGATAGAGAAAACACCGATATTGATACTGATAATTATGATGAAAATCAGATACAAATTGGCAACACTTTTTGGCAGAGAACTCACAATTACGAAAAAGAAAATATCTCAAATGCCATTTTAAATTACGCATTCCCTATTTCAGAAAAAACTATTATTGAAACTGGATATAAAGGAACTTTTAGATTCTTTAATTCTGATTTTCAAAGTGCAGATGAAATCAATAATGAATATGTGATTAATCCGCGAGCCAGCAATATTTTTGATTTTAATGAGCAAATAAATGCTGTGTACGGACTTTTAAATTCTTATTCAGGTGCTAAAGAGAATCCGAAATGGAAATACAATTTAGGTTTACGCGCAGAAAATGTTTCAAACAATGGAGCAACCCAAAACAATAGTGACCGCTTTAATAATGATTATTTAAAACTTTTTCCTTCGGGATCAATTCAATTAAATTTAAAATCGGATGAGTCTTTAAAATTCGGTTACAGCAAACGTATTAATCGTCCAGATTTAGATGATTTGAATCCGTTTATAGATATTACAGATGCATTGAATCCGCATGGAGGGAATCCGTATTTGAAACCAGAAATTATTCATATTGTCGAATTGAATTACAACAAAGAGTGGAATAATTCTTCTCTTTCTGGAAATGCTTTTTATAGAAATGCCAATAATACGATTAGACAATATGCCATTTTACAAGACAACGGAGTGGTTTTATTACAGCCTCAAAACATTGGAAACACCGTTACTTACGGACTCGAAACGATTTTCAGTTTTAAACCGATTTCTTTTTACGATGCCAATATTAGTGTAACTGCTTTTGAACAAAACATTAATGCCGATAATTTAGCACAAGTTCAAGATATTGTCAGCAGCGCTTTTAGCTGGTACGGAAAAATGATTAATAATTTTACGCCTTGGAAAGGCGGAAAACTTCAGGTTATTGGCAACTATAATTCTGCCGTTGCAACTCCGCAGGGAAAACGAATTCCGATTTACAATGTAGATATGGGTTTTCAGCAGAAATTAGGAAAAGCAAATGCCCGATTGGGTTTGGTTGTTACCGATATGTTTAACACTTTAGAAAGCGGTTATAAAAACAGCACTTTATTGTTTAGAAACAATAGAACTTCTAAATCTGATACTCGAGCTTTGATGCTAACTTTTGCTTATACTTTTAAATCTGATTTTAAAGAAAAATTACTCGAAAATCAGTTTTCTACAGAGTAA
- a CDS encoding 3'-5' exonuclease — MKTTDKIIIIDLEATCWQSAVPQGQENEIIEIGLAVLDTQTGEITKNQGILIRPQRSSVSLFCTELTTITQDLLDKNGVLFEEAVNQLIDQYSPDLYTWASYGQYDLNMFKKQCKLFGVPYPMADEHINVKTHFAEKFGLVKPTGMNGALELLNIPLEGTHHRGIDDAKNIAKILRWCLQN; from the coding sequence ATGAAAACAACAGATAAAATTATTATTATCGATTTAGAAGCCACATGCTGGCAGAGTGCAGTCCCACAAGGACAGGAAAATGAAATTATCGAAATCGGGTTAGCGGTTTTAGATACGCAAACGGGAGAAATTACGAAGAACCAAGGGATTTTGATTAGGCCCCAGCGTTCTAGTGTAAGTCTGTTTTGTACAGAGTTAACTACTATAACTCAAGATTTGCTGGATAAAAATGGAGTTCTTTTTGAGGAAGCCGTGAATCAGTTAATCGACCAATACAGCCCCGATTTATATACTTGGGCAAGTTACGGTCAGTACGACTTAAATATGTTTAAAAAGCAGTGTAAATTGTTTGGAGTGCCGTATCCGATGGCTGATGAACATATTAATGTGAAAACCCATTTTGCCGAAAAGTTTGGATTAGTAAAACCAACCGGAATGAATGGTGCACTTGAATTACTGAATATTCCGCTGGAAGGAACCCACCACCGCGGTATTGATGATGCCAAAAACATCGCGAAGATTTTGCGTTGGTGTCTTCAAAATTAA
- the purL gene encoding phosphoribosylformylglycinamidine synthase gives MIHFFENQSKTVFAVQTQNEISAQDISKLNWLFADSNKIEKSALTGFFVGPRATMITPWSTNAVEITQNMGVPGIIRIEEFHPATEDFTDFDPMLFQKFNELDQEIFTINIKPEPILEIDDIAAYNRVEGLALSEEEVDYLNNLAAKLGRKLTDSEIFAFSQANSEHCRHKIFNGTFVIDGEEKETSLFKLIKKTSQENPNDIVSAYKDNVAFVKGPKVQQFAPKSADKPDFYEIKEFDSVISLKAETHNFPTTVEPFNGAATGSGGEIRDRLAGGQGSLPLAGTAVYMTSYSRLNNDRKWENALEERKWLYQTPMDILIKASNGASDFGNKFGQPLITGSVLTFEHSENDRKIGYDKVIMQAGGIGYGKLNQSIKQKPQEGDKIVILGGENYRIGMGGAAVSSADTGAFGSGIELNAIQRSNPEMQKRAANAIRGLVESDNNPIVSIHDHGAGGHLNCLSELVEETGGLIDLDKLPVGDPTLSAKEIIGNESQERMGLVIGQKDIDTLQRIADRERSPMYQVGDVTGDHRFTFQSQSNGSKPMDYALEDFFGSSPKTVMTDKTVDRKYADVAYNVGDFESYLKDVLRLEAVASKDWLTNKVDRCVGGKVAKQQNAGPLQLPLNNVGVMALDYLGKEGIATSIGHAPIAALIDPIAGSRNAIAESLSNIIWAPIKDGLKGISLSANWMWACKNEGEDARLYAAVEGCSDFAIELGINIPTGKDSLSMKQKYPNDEVIAPGTVIISAGGNCTDIRKVVEPVLQKNGDSIYYINLSQDDFKLGGSSFAQIRNTIGNETSTIKDASFFKNAFNTIQELIGESQILAGHDIGSGGLITTLLELCFADVNLGAKIDFSAFAEKDLLKILFAENIGIVFQAKSDAAVEAKLNANNIEFFKIGSVQETATLEFADYKLDIPTYRDVWFETSYLLDQKQSKNGRAQARFENYKNQVLNYTFPAHFTGKKPEIDNSKPRPKAAIIREKGSNSEREMANAMYLAGFDVKDVHMTDLISGRETLEDIQFIGAVGGFSNSDVLGSAKGWAGAFLYNEKAKTALDNFFKREDTLSVGICNGCQLFMELEVINPEHEVHGKMLHNESQKHESIFTSVKVQENNSVMLSTLAGSTLGVWVSHGEGKFKLPYAEDQYNIVSKYAYEGYPANPNGSDYNTAMMCDKTGRHLVMMPHIERSTFQWNWAHYPKDRNDEVSPWHEAFVNARKWIEKN, from the coding sequence ATGATCCATTTCTTTGAAAACCAAAGCAAAACTGTTTTTGCCGTACAAACGCAAAACGAAATTTCAGCTCAAGACATTTCAAAATTAAACTGGCTATTTGCCGACTCGAATAAGATCGAAAAATCCGCATTGACGGGTTTTTTTGTTGGTCCACGCGCCACTATGATCACACCTTGGAGCACAAATGCTGTAGAAATCACTCAAAATATGGGTGTTCCGGGCATTATCAGAATTGAAGAATTTCATCCTGCAACGGAAGATTTTACTGATTTTGATCCGATGCTTTTTCAAAAATTCAATGAATTAGATCAAGAAATTTTTACTATCAACATTAAGCCGGAACCAATTCTGGAAATTGATGATATTGCAGCTTACAACAGAGTTGAAGGTTTAGCTTTAAGCGAAGAAGAAGTAGATTACTTAAATAATCTTGCTGCAAAACTTGGAAGAAAATTAACTGATTCTGAGATTTTTGCTTTCTCTCAAGCCAATTCAGAACACTGCCGACACAAAATTTTCAACGGAACATTTGTGATTGATGGTGAGGAAAAAGAAACTTCTCTTTTCAAATTAATCAAAAAAACATCTCAGGAAAATCCTAACGATATCGTGTCTGCTTACAAAGACAACGTTGCTTTTGTAAAAGGACCAAAAGTGCAGCAGTTTGCACCAAAATCTGCTGACAAACCTGATTTTTACGAAATAAAAGAATTTGATTCTGTTATCTCATTAAAAGCAGAAACACACAATTTCCCAACAACAGTTGAGCCTTTCAACGGAGCTGCAACAGGTTCTGGAGGAGAAATTCGTGACCGTTTAGCGGGTGGACAAGGTTCGTTGCCTTTAGCAGGAACTGCTGTTTATATGACTTCATATTCTCGTTTGAACAATGACAGAAAATGGGAAAATGCTCTTGAAGAAAGAAAATGGTTGTATCAAACGCCAATGGATATTTTAATCAAAGCTTCAAACGGAGCTTCTGATTTCGGAAATAAATTTGGACAGCCACTTATTACGGGTTCTGTTTTAACTTTCGAACATTCAGAAAACGACCGTAAAATTGGTTACGATAAAGTAATCATGCAGGCGGGAGGAATTGGTTATGGAAAACTAAATCAGTCAATTAAACAAAAACCACAAGAAGGTGATAAAATCGTAATTCTTGGTGGAGAAAATTATAGAATCGGAATGGGTGGTGCTGCGGTTTCATCTGCAGATACTGGTGCTTTCGGTTCAGGAATCGAGTTGAATGCCATTCAGCGTTCAAATCCTGAAATGCAAAAACGTGCTGCTAACGCCATTCGTGGTTTAGTAGAAAGCGACAATAACCCAATTGTTTCGATTCACGATCACGGAGCTGGAGGGCACTTAAACTGCCTTTCTGAATTAGTGGAAGAAACTGGAGGTTTGATCGATTTAGACAAATTACCAGTTGGAGATCCAACACTTTCTGCAAAAGAAATTATTGGTAACGAATCTCAGGAAAGAATGGGATTGGTTATTGGTCAAAAAGATATTGATACGTTGCAAAGAATCGCCGACAGAGAGCGTTCGCCAATGTATCAGGTTGGAGATGTAACGGGAGATCACCGTTTTACTTTCCAATCACAATCAAATGGTTCAAAACCGATGGATTATGCTTTAGAAGATTTCTTCGGAAGTTCTCCAAAAACGGTTATGACAGATAAAACTGTTGATAGAAAATATGCTGATGTTGCTTACAATGTAGGGGATTTCGAAAGTTATTTAAAAGACGTTTTACGTTTAGAAGCTGTTGCCTCAAAAGACTGGTTAACAAACAAAGTGGACCGTTGTGTGGGCGGAAAAGTGGCTAAACAACAAAATGCAGGTCCGTTACAATTGCCTTTAAATAATGTCGGAGTTATGGCTTTGGATTATTTAGGTAAAGAAGGAATTGCCACTTCTATTGGGCATGCTCCTATTGCAGCTTTGATTGATCCGATTGCGGGTTCTAGAAATGCTATTGCAGAATCGTTATCAAACATTATCTGGGCACCAATTAAAGATGGTTTAAAAGGAATTTCACTTTCTGCAAACTGGATGTGGGCTTGTAAAAACGAAGGTGAAGACGCTCGTTTATACGCTGCTGTTGAAGGTTGTTCAGATTTTGCAATCGAATTGGGAATCAACATTCCGACAGGAAAAGATTCACTTTCGATGAAACAAAAATATCCAAACGACGAAGTAATCGCGCCGGGAACGGTTATTATTTCTGCTGGAGGAAACTGTACAGACATTAGAAAAGTAGTGGAGCCAGTTTTACAGAAAAACGGAGATTCTATTTATTATATCAATTTGTCTCAAGATGATTTCAAATTAGGAGGTTCTTCTTTTGCACAAATTAGAAACACAATCGGAAACGAAACTTCTACTATTAAAGACGCTTCTTTCTTCAAAAATGCTTTTAACACAATCCAGGAATTAATCGGCGAAAGCCAAATCTTAGCGGGTCATGATATCGGAAGCGGTGGTTTAATTACTACTTTATTAGAATTATGTTTTGCTGATGTAAATCTGGGAGCTAAAATTGATTTTAGCGCATTCGCGGAAAAAGACTTATTGAAAATCCTTTTCGCAGAAAACATCGGAATCGTTTTCCAAGCAAAATCAGATGCAGCTGTTGAAGCTAAATTAAACGCGAATAATATCGAATTCTTCAAAATTGGTTCAGTTCAAGAAACTGCCACTTTAGAATTTGCAGATTACAAATTGGATATTCCAACTTACAGAGATGTTTGGTTCGAGACTTCTTATTTATTAGATCAAAAACAATCTAAAAACGGAAGAGCTCAGGCACGTTTTGAAAACTATAAAAATCAGGTTTTAAATTATACTTTCCCTGCTCACTTTACAGGAAAAAAACCAGAAATCGACAATTCTAAACCAAGACCAAAAGCAGCAATTATCCGCGAGAAAGGAAGTAATTCTGAGCGTGAAATGGCAAATGCTATGTACTTAGCAGGTTTTGATGTAAAAGACGTTCACATGACCGATTTAATTTCTGGCCGTGAAACTTTAGAAGACATTCAGTTTATTGGTGCAGTTGGAGGATTCTCTAACTCAGATGTTTTAGGTTCTGCTAAAGGCTGGGCTGGAGCTTTCTTATACAACGAAAAAGCAAAAACAGCTTTGGATAATTTCTTCAAAAGAGAAGATACCTTATCTGTCGGAATTTGTAACGGATGCCAGTTGTTTATGGAATTGGAAGTGATTAATCCAGAGCATGAAGTTCACGGAAAAATGCTTCATAACGAAAGCCAGAAACACGAAAGTATCTTTACTTCTGTAAAAGTTCAGGAAAACAATTCGGTTATGTTATCGACATTGGCTGGAAGTACTTTAGGAGTTTGGGTTTCTCACGGAGAAGGTAAATTCAAATTGCCTTATGCAGAGGATCAATACAACATTGTTTCTAAATACGCTTACGAAGGTTATCCTGCAAACCCTAACGGTTCTGATTACAACACCGCAATGATGTGTGACAAAACTGGAAGACATTTGGTTATGATGCCTCATATTGAGCGTTCAACTTTCCAATGGAACTGGGCGCATTATCCAAAAGACAGAAACGACGAGGTTTCGCCTTGGCATGAAGCTTTTGTTAATGCCAGAAAATGGATTGAGAAAAACTAA